The genomic segment TCCACTGAAGTTCCAAACTTTTTAGCCACCTTAACTAAAGCATCGCCTTCCTGCACTTCATAATATAACTTGAATCTCGGAGCTGCCACAGCCCCAGCTGTTATAATCACTAACATAAGTATTAAAATACAGACTACAAAGGCTCCCTTTTTCCAACGCATATCCATCCCCCTATTACCTTGAATCAATTCTAGATTTTAATCCCTAATAGACTCACTTCTTGATTTAATATGTTGAATCCTGTTTTAAGCTTGAATTTTTTCAACTTTTTTAGTTATTTCTTGATGATTATCAGCAATTATTTTACATCCTTGAGGAACAGAACTAATAAATGATTTACCGTAGTTTTTAGTAAGTATTCTTTTATCCAGTACAATTACAGAACCAGAGTCAGACTGAGATCTGATTAACCGTCCAAAACCCTGTTTGAACTTTATTACTGCCCGCGGCAGCATATAGTTATAAAAAGCATTCCTACCTTCTGCTTCTATCTCCTCTACTTTAGCCTCTATTACAGGATCAGTCGGTACCTGAAAAGGTAACTTTACAATAATTACCGAACTCAACTGTTCACCAGGAATATCGATTCCTTCCCAGAAGCTGGCCGTGCCAAAGATTACTGGTGCCAAATCCTGCTTGAAATCCTCAACTAAAAGATGGCGGGATTTCTCTCCCTGTCGGTATAAATTCAGTTTAGTCTCTTCTAACTCTCCCCTCAACTTATAATAGAATTGATTCAACATACCATAGGAGGTAAATAAAACTAGACTACGCCCCTGATTGGCAGTCAATAATTCCTTTAAAACTCTTAAAGCCTCAGTAAGAAAAGTATCATCATACGGTTCAGGTAGATCAGTCGGAATTCCTAGTAATGCCTGTTGGCTATAATCAAATGGATCACCGGTCCTCAGTTCTGCAACTAAGTCTTTCTCTAACCCTAATCTATCTCTAATGTAATCAAAAGATTTATTAACTGTTAAGGTGGCTGAAGTAAAGATAATCGAATCCATCTCCAGCAGTAAGTTATCTTTGAATTCACCAGCAATATTAATCGGCGCAGAATTAAGCCTACAGTTGATCTCTTCTCTGCTGTTTTTAGTTACCTCAATCCAGTCTACTGTGTCATCATCTGTCTGGTTAATGACAGTATCAATCACTCTAACTACTGCTTTAGCCCGATCTACTCTAGCAGTTATATCTACTAACAGACCTTCATAATCATCTATATCAGCAGTGGATAATAGATCGATCTCCACCCTTAATTCATCCAATTTCTTGCTTAACTGATTCAGCGATAATAAAAGATTATCAGCTTCTTCCTTTATAGTCTCCCAGCCTTCATCTTCTCTTATCTCTTCAGTTAACCGCAGCTTATTCTCTCCCTGCTTTTCAGACTGTGCTTTTTGTTTAAACTTCTCTAGAACATTAAAGAAAGTATTTGTCCTATCAGTTACTTTTAGAACTAACGGCTGCAGAATATTATCGATTAAACGCTGCAAATCCAGTCTAGTATCTTCATCAATCTGCTCCCGGGCTTGATTAATCTTAAATCTAGCCTCCATTAAAAAGCCCTGAATTCCTTCCTTGGACTGCTTAACATGTAGATTATTGAGATACTTAATCAGCTGCTGTTTACTAATCTTCTCTCCTAAATAGCTTGTTGCTACCTCTTCTATGTTATGGGCTTCATCACAGATAATATGGCTGTAGCGGGGTAAAACTGCTACCTTCAGATCCATTCCCTCTTCTTTCCGCACGGCAATATCAGAAAATAGCAGATGATGGTTGACTACTAAGAGATCAGCATTGATGCTTTTGGCCCTAGCCCGGGCAAAGAAGCACTGGCTATGGTGAGGACAGTCTGACCGCAGACAGGTATCACTTTCTGAAGCTACACGATTCCAAACTGAAGCCTGAGGTTGAAAGACTAACTCAGACCGACAGCCGGTCTGGGCCTCAGTTGCCCAGTCTAATAATTTAAGATATGACTCTCTTTCTTCATTCTCCAGAGCCTGGTCAGCTATCTGCTGTAAATTATAAAGCTTCCGCAGACAGATATAATTTCGCCTACCTTTAACTAAGACTGCTTTAAAGTCCAAATCCAGCGCCTTCTTAAGCAGTGGAATATCCTTCTTGATCAATTGTTCCTGTAGATTAATTGTATTGGTTGAGATGACTACCCGCTGTTCATTCTTAACAGCCCAATATATACTGGGGATCAGATACGCAAGGGATTTTCCGGTTCCTGTACCTGCCTCGACTAATAAATGGGTGCTCCGGTTGAAGGCCTTAGCAACTACCTCTGCCATAATCTGCTGCTGGCGCCGGTATTCATATTGGCCTAATGTCTTGTCCAAAGCATTCCCGGCAGCAAATAGATCACTGATCTCTTCAACAGCTAATTCCTTCATTTCCGCTGCTAAATCTGGCTCAACAACTACATAAAGATCATCCACCTGATTATTAATAATAATAAATCCTATCTGTTGGGCCCCAAACTTAGCCGCTAAATTAAGATCAGGCTGAGAAGGACTTAAGTTGCCGCTGGGATGATTATGGATCACTACCTCTCCTGGCCTTAATTTAGCAGCTGGCACCGGTACTGCTTGCTTATTCCCCCGGGCTACTACCTCAACTTCAGTAATTATCTCTTCTTCACTGCTTAAACGTCCTATACAGTAAACCTCCTGCTGATCTGCTTCAACAATTACTTTCTTTAATTTTGTTCTTACCTCAGCTGTAAAATAATCATCAATCTTCATCTAATCCCCCCTTCACCTAAGCACTCACCAATCTTTACTTACCTAAATTCCGCAAAGTCTTTAGATTCAACTCATCATCACCATTATCATCAATGGGAGTTTCAATAATTAATACTTTCTCCTTCATCTGTGAATGATTAACTAATCTCGCAAAGCCTTCACTACCTATCTTGCCCTGACCAATATGATAGTGACGGTCCTTATTGCTGCCCACCTCTTCTTTTGAATCATTGACATGGATTACTGGTAAATTCTCTAATCCAAAAGTATCATCAATCTCTGTTAATAATCCATCAAAACCGGCTTCACTCCTTAAATCATAGCCAGCAGTAAAAGCATGGCAGGTATCAAGACAGATCCCTACTCTCTTTAGTGGTATCCCTTCAGTCATAGCCAGTAGATCATCAAAGTTAAAACCTACCTCGGTGCCAGCTCCAGCAACATTCTCCAGCAGTAATTTAGCCTCAGGATTGAATTCATTGATAATCTCCTGCAGTGCCTGATTAACCCGCTTAATCCCTGCCTCAATCCCTGACCCAGTGTGATTACCTGGATGTAGTACAACATAATCAGCTCCTAAACAATCAGCCCTTCTGATATCCTCTGTAAGTGATTCTTTTGATTTCTTATATAATTCATCTTTAGGCGTAGCCAGATTACTGAGATAATTAGCATGAACTACCGATGAAGCTAACTCTATAGATTTACTCTTCTCCTTAAATAGCTCAGCTACTTCTGTAGTTAACTCTTTGCCTGTCCAGCCGCGAGGATTCTTAGCAAAGATCTGAAAAGCATTTATCTCTAACTCTTCTGCTCTATCTACTGCCTTATCAACTCCACCAGCAATCGAAAGATGTGCTCCTAACTTCACTACCATCACCTCATTCTAGAATAAATGTTCGATCGTGAATTTAAAAAAACATAAACTAGAAAGAATCTAGTTTATGTTTAAAGAAAGGATAGATAATATTTATTTATCTATCCTCATTATCTTTTTCTCTTTCTCTCTCGACTAAGGCTTCCTTGCGGGAGAGATTAAGCCGATCCTTATCATCAATTTCTGTTAACTTAACTAAGATCTCATCACCTACAGTTAAGAGATCCTCTACCTCATCGACATGGTAATCGGCTAATTCAGAAATATGAACTAACCCTTCCTTACCAGGAAGAATTTCAACAAAAGCTCCAAAGTGGGTTACTCTCTTAACCTCACCTAAATAGATCTCACCAACTTCTACATCTTCCGTCATCTTGGCAACCATCTGCTGGGCCTGTTTACCGCTCTCCTGATCATCAGCAGCAATAAAGACAGTACCATCATCCTCAATATCAACATTAACACCAGTTTCGTCGATAATCTTCTTAATTGTCTTGCCGCCAGGACCGATTACATCCCGAATCTTTTCTGGGTCAATCTCCATTGTAATAATGCTTGGTGCATACGGCGATAATTCATCACGTGATTCAGGCATAACTTCTAACATCTTATCCAGAATATGAAGTCTACCTTGGCGGGCCTGCTCTAAAGCTTCAGCTAAGATATCTTTAGAGATCCCCTTAATCTTTACATCCATCTGTAAGGCAGTAATACCGTCCTCACTACCGGCAACTTTGAAGTCCATATCGCCGTTAAAGTCTTCAATACCCTGAATATCAGATAGTACTTCTACTTTATCTCCCTTTTTCATCAGTCCCATAGCTATACCAGCTACTGGCTTTCTGATAGGTACTCCAGCATCCATTAATGACAGCGTACTGCCGCAGATACTGGCCTGCGAAGTAGAACCATTGGATTCTAACACTTCAGAGACTAACCGAATAGTATAAGGGAAATCATCATGTTCCGGAATCATCGGACGAAGTGCTCTCTCGCCTAAGGCACCGTGGCCGATCTCTCTACGCCCTGGACCTCTAATCGGGCCTGTCTCACCTACACTGAAGGAAGGAAAATTATAATGATGCATATATCGTTTTGATTCTTTAACTTCAATTCCATCCAATCTCTGTTCATCACCAACAGCACCTAAGGTCGCTACTGTCATAACCTGCGTTTGGCCGCGGGTAAAGATACCGGAACCGTGGGCCCGAGGTAATACATCTACTTCACACCAGATAGGACGAACCTCATCAAGATCACGACCGTCAACCCGTTTGCCTTCATCCAGAACTAAACTGCGGATTGTCTCCTTAGTAATCTTGTCCAGAGTACTGCTAACTACCTTCATCTTCTCTTCTGTTCCCTCATCATCTGCAAATTCATCAGTAAAATGTTCTTTTACTTCTTCTTTAACCTGATCTAGATTCTCACCGCGCTCTGCTTTATCTTTAGTCAGTAATGCCTCTTTGAGATCTTCACCTGCATATTCCCGAACTGCTGCTTCAACTTCTGGATCTTCAACTGTGACTAATTCTAAATCTGCTTCCTCTTTACCGATCTTAGCTACCATTTCTTCCTGCAACTTAATTATACCCTGTAGCTTCTGATGACCATAATCAATAGCTTCAATCATCTTATCTTCAGTAACTTCATTGGCTGCCGATTCTACCATCATAACTCCATCTTTATTACCAGCAACAATTAAATCCAGACTGCTCTCTTCCTGTTCTTCAACTGTTGGGTTGAGAATTAATTCTCCATCTACCAATCCAACATTAACACCGCCGATAGGACCCTCAAAAGGAATATCAGAAATAGATAAAGCAGCTGAAGCTCCAATCATAGCTGCTACTTCAGGGGAATTATCATTATCTACTGATAATACTGTTGCTATGACCTGAACATCATGTCTCATTCCTTCAGGAAATAGAGGTCTTAGCGGTCTATCAATCAATCTAGAGGTCAATGTTGCTGCTTCACTAGGTCTTCCTTCCCGCTTAATAAATCCGCCGGGAATCTTACCGACAGAATAGAGACGCTCCTCATAATTAATCATTAGCGGAAAGTAATCCATTCCTCTAGGATCATCCATAGTAGCTGTTACTAGAATGACTGTTTCTCCATAACGAACTAAAACTGAACCATTAGCCTGTTGGGCCAATTTTCCGGTCTCTAAAGTTAATTCTCTACCACCGAGTTCCATCTTCCATTCTTGGTTTTCCATTTATCAACGCTCCTTTTATTATTTATTATATATTATGTACAGTTTGATAAATTTTAAATATCAAATTCTAAAATATAAGAGCGGGAAATCCCGCCCTTATGTATCAGCTTAACCTCTAATACCTAACTCTTTAATTAACTCTCGATATCTTTCAACATCATTATTCTGTAAGTACTCCAATAATCTCTTTCGCTTACCAACCATCTTTAATAGACCACGGCGAGAATTATGATCCTGGTTATGATCTCTAAGATGCTCAGTTAATTCATCAATCCGAGCAGTTAAAATAGCAATCTGGACTTCCGAAGAACCAGTATCTCCTTCATGGCGTCCATACTTATCAATAATTTCTTCCTTCTTTTCTGGTGCTAACATCTAGGTCACCTCCTTAAAATATAATCGCCACTAGCCAAGACCAACGGCGGAGAAACGCTAGTCCTAGTTAATGGTTCAAACTACTATATAATTTTAACATACAGCATTACAATTGTAAACTCATTTTTAAACTTCTAAAATATCCTTGGCTTCAGCTATATCCTTCATTATCTGCTTTATTAGCCCATCCCGGGAGTTAAATTCCATTTCACTACGCAGCCCCTCAACAAACTCCACTTCAATCTTCTCTTGATAGATATCATCATCAAAATCAAAGATATTCACTTCAATGCTCAATTCATCCTGATTAAAGGTAGGACAAGAACCTACATGGGCAGCTCCAGCCATCTTTGTTCCCTCTAAATAGACATAGACAGCATAAACTCCGGACTTGGGAATAATATAATCAGCTACAGGCTTTAGATTAGCAGTAGGAAAGCCTAATTCTCTTCCGCGCTTATCTCCGTCAATAACCTTGCCCTCTATCGAATAATTACGCGTTAAATAAGTCTTTACTTCCTGCAATCTACCTGCTTCAATTAATTCCCTAATATAAGTACTGCTAACAACTTTATTATCGATAGTAACTGAATCAATTACTTTAACTTCAAAACCAAATTCTGCCCCTAACTTCTTTAATTTAATCGTATCACCTAATCCTTGATAACCAAACCGAAAATCTTCGCCAACTACCACCTTATGAACATTAATTCCAGCTACCAGATAATCCCGAACAAACCCTTTAAAGTCTAACTTAGCAAAGTCAGCTGTAAATTCAACTAAATAGACTTTATCCAGTCCTAACTCTTCTAAAATACGATACTTCTGTTTCCAGCTGGTTATTAAGGGAGGAGCCTTGCTAGGAGCAACTACAGATAAAGGATGTGGTTTAAAACTAAATAAGGCTGCTTTACAGTTTAATCTATCTGCAGTAGTAATTACCTCATCTATTAACTGCTGATGTCCATAATGAATTCCATCAAAAGCACCCAAAGCAGCAACTACAGATTCAGTTTCAGATTTAATTTCTTCTCCGTTAATAATCTCCATAATTAAGCTCCCCTTTAACAGATCAGTCTATTAAAATTAATTATCCCCTTCATTGGTTCTTAACACCCAATTCAGATTCTAATTTAGATATCACTCTCTCTTCTGCTTCAGCCAGCGGAGCCATAACAGTACATCCAGCAGCTCTAGGATGTCCCCCGCCTTCAAATTGATGGGCAAATTCATTAACGGCAAAGTATTCATTTGATCGAAAACTAACTCGAATCTTCTCTTCAGCTACTTCCTTAAACAGAACCCCTACTTCTACTCCTTTAACACCTCTTATGGAATTGACTAACCCTTCTGTATCTTCCCAGTCAACTTCAAATAAATCCAAATCCTGCTGGCTAACGCTAGCCCAAGCGATATTTCGATCTCCAGCCAGCTTAAGATCGGATAATACCTTTCCTTTTAACTTCAATCCGCCATAGCTTTCCCGCTGATAGACTTCCTTAATAATCCTTTTCGTATCAATCCCTAACTCCAGCATATCAGCAATAATACGGTGGGCTTTAGGAGTAGTATTCGAAAACTTAAAGTTACCTGTATCAGTAATAATCGCCGCTGCAATAGCCATTCCAAAATCCTTTTTAAAGTTGGCTCCCAGCTCTACTGCTAAATCATAGACCAATTCTCCAGCTGATGATACTGTAGAATCAACATAATTATAACTACCATATTCCTGATTATCATCATGATGATCTATATTGATTATCTTATTACCCTCAGGAATTAGGTCTGCTACTTTCCCGATCCGCTCCAGATCACCACAATCAACTACAAATACTAAATCATAATCAGTTTTTCTTTCTGTATTGGCCAATTCATCAGATAAATATATATCTTCAGTTCCGGACAGAAAACTTAAATACTCAGGTACAGAATCCTCTACTACAAGATCAATCTCATCAGCATAAGACTGCAGAATATACTTCAAACCTAACAGCGAACCGACTGCATCACCATCAGGATTAACATGAGTAGTTAACAAAAAACTATCATATTTCTCCAGAGAGTTAAGTAAGCTTTGATACTTCCTCATAATTAATCATTCCTTCTTATCTGCCTCTTTTTCATCCTGATCTAGATCCTTCAAAATTTCAAAGATTCGGGCACCTCTTTTAATTGAATCATCATATCTAAATAGGATTTCTGGAGTATGGCGCAGCCTTATTCGCTGGCCTAGCTCTCGCCGGATATATCCAACAGCATTCTCCAAACCTTCCATAGTCTCTTCTTTAGTCTCCTCAGCATCCAAGACACTGACAAATACCTTAGCATGTCGTAAATCCTCGGAAACTTCTACATCAGTTATTGTTACAAATCCAATTCGCGGGTCTTTAATCTCTTGCTGTAACATCTGACTTACTTCTTTTTTTATTAATTCTGCTACTCGTCGAGGGCGGTAGTTACCCATTACAATCAACTCCTATATTTTAAAGAGTTCGTTTAATCTCTTTATAATCATAAATCTCAATTGTATCTCCAACTTTAATATCATTAAAGTTCTCTAAACCTAGCCCGCATTCATATCCTTCATCTACTTCCCGTACATCATCCTCAAACCGCTTCAGAGAAGCAATATCTCCTTCAAAGATAACCACATTATCTCTTAGTAACCTGGCATTTGCATTGCGGTTGACCTTACCGTCAGTTACATAAATTCCAGCTATTGTTCCTACCTTTGGTACACTGAAGGTATCTCTTACATCTGCTCGACCCAGAACTATCTCTTTATAATCAGGTTCTAACATACCCTCCATGGCGGCTCTAATATCCTCTATAGCTTTATAGATCACACGATAGGTCCGAATATCCACCTGCTCTTTTTCAGCTGCCTGACGGGCATTATCATCAGGACGTACATTAAATCCGATCACAATAGCATTAGAGGCAGTAGCTAACATGATATCTGCTTCTCGAACTGCTCCCACGCCGCTGTGGACTACATTAACCTGTACCTCATCAGTACTCAACTGCAGCAGCGCTTCTTTGATTGCTTCTACAGAACCCTGAACATCACCTTTAATAATAATATTTAAATCCTTGATCTCTCCCTCTTGAATCTGATCATATAAATCATCAAGTGTAACTGTCTTTTTCTGGCTTAAATCTTCCTGTCGCTTCTCATCCTGGCGTCTTTCAGCCAGCTTTCTAACTTCTCTTTCATCCTCAAGCACCTGTAATAGATCTCCAGATTGGGGTACAGAATTAAAACCTAAAACCCCTACTGGCATTGCTGGTCCTGCCTTTTTAACTCTTTCACCCTGATCATTAACCAAGGCCTTTACCGTACCATAGGATAAACCGGCAACTATCGGATCTCCAATCTTTAAAGTTCCGTTCTTAATTAAAACTGTAGCTACCGGTCCCCGTCCTTTATCCAGTTCCGCCTCTACAACTACACCATTGGCTGGACGGTCATGATTGGCCTTTAATTCTTCCATTTCTGAAACTAAGATAACCATTTCCAGTAATTCATCTATATTCTGCTTCTGGAGTGCAGAAATCGGAACACAGATAGTATTTCCGCCCCATTCTTCTGGTACCAATTCATACTCAGTTAATTCCTGCTTTACTCTCTCTGGTTGAGCATTATGCTTATCAACCTTATTAATAGCTACAATAATCGGCACATCAGCTGCTTTAGCATGGTTAATAGCCTCTACTGTCTGCGGCATCACTCCATCATCAGCTGCTATAATTAAAATAGCAACATCAGTCACCTGAGCTCCCCTAGCCCTAAGAGAAGTAAAGGCTTCATGACCGGGAGTATCTAAAAAAGTAATCTTTTCACCATCAACATCAACCTGATAGGCACCGATATGCTGTGTAATTCCTCCAGCTTCACTTTCTGTAACATTAGTTTCACGAATAGCATCTAAAAGTGTAGTCTTACCATGGTCGACATGGCCCATAACTGTAACTACCGGTGCTCTTTCTTCTATATCTTCCGGATCATCATCTATATCTTGGACTAATTCATTATAAGAAGTCCCTTCTTCCTCTTCTTCAGTTTTGAATTCAACTTCATAACCGTACTCTGCTAACACAGTCTCAATCGTCTCTTCATCCAGTTCCTGATTAATCGTCGCCATGATTCCTAATCCAACTAATTCTTGCATCAAGGAATTAGGCTCTTCACCCATTTCTTCTGCTAATTCTTTTACTGTTAATGATGTCTCAAGTTCTATCACATCGTCACCGCTTTCAGTTTTTGTATCTTCTGCTGCTTCTTCATTTACCATTTCAGCTACTAAATCAGCTGTTTCATCCTCAACAGTACTCATATGGCTGCTGACCTCTTCACCTAATTCATTTAAAATATCTATTACTTCTGAACTTTCTAATCCTAAATCTTCCGCTAATTTATAAACTCGTATCTTCCCCATATTGCTCACCTCCAACTAATTTATACAAACTATCCTACTTACAGAATAAATCTATTTAAAAGACCTTTTAGTTTAACTGAGGCCATCACTTAAATCAACTTCTGTAAAGTCAAAATTAGAACCTTCTTCTCCATCAGTTTCAACATCATCCATACTCTCCAATATTTCTTCATCTACTTCGGATTCGCTTTTAATATCTATCTTCCATCCGGTTAATTTAGCTGCTAGACGTGCATTCTGTCCTTCTTTACCGATAGCTAAGGATAATTGATAATCAGGGACAACTACTACAGCCACCTGCTCTTCTTCATCAACTTCAACTCCAGTAACTTCAGCCGGGCTTAAAGCATTAGCAATAAACTCCGCTGGATCTTCACTCCAGTTAACAATATCTATCTTTTCTCCATTCAATTCATCAACTACTGCTTGCACCCGCATACCATTAGGTCCAACACAGGAACCGATAGGATCTACCTCAGCTTCAGTAGAATCAACAGCTATCTTAGATCTGAATCCTGCTTCCCGGGCTACTGCCTTAATTTTGACAACTCCATCATGAATCTCCGGCACTTCCAGTTCAAAGAGCCGTTTTAATAGTCCGGGATGAGTCCGCGATACCAAGATATTCGGCCCCTTTGTCGTCTGTTTAACCTCCACAATATAGATTTTAATTCTTTCACTCGGTTCATAATTCTCATTCGGAATCTGTTCTGGAGGAATTAGAATAGCTTCCGTGCGCCCTAGATCTACAATTACATTCTTCTTATGATTCCGCTGAATAATTCCCGTAATAATTTCATCTTCCATATCAGCAAATTCTTCATAAATAATATCCCGTTCTGCTTCTCTAATACGTTGAATCACCACCTGCTTAGCAGTCTGAGCAGCAATTCGCCCAAAATTAGCCGGCGTTACTTCAACAGAAACGACATCTCCTGCTTCATAGTTAGGATCAATTTCTCTAGCTTCTTCCAGCGACATCTCTAAATTAGGATTATCAACTTCCTTTACTACTTCTCTATTAGAATAAACATTTACTTCTCCGTTTTCTTCATCAATCTCAATTTCTACATTCTGCTTCGAACCAAAATTCTTCTTATAGGCCGATTCTAATGCTGCCTTCAGAGCATCAAGCAGCATCTCTTTAGGAATATTCTTATCTTTTTCAATATCCTCTAATGCCTGAATCAATTCTATATTCATCTTTACGCCCCCTTCATAACCCTTAAAACTCCAGAGCTAAATTCGCCTTTGCAATCTTATCTCTAGAAATCTCAACCACATCATCATTATCAAGCTTTAACTTAACTTTATCATCGATTATCTCCAATAATTCTCCAGTAAATGACTTTTCTCCATTGACTGGAGCATATGTAGAAACATCGATTAAATGGCCGGTAAATCTCTTAAAATCCTCCTCATCCTTCAACGGCCGATCCAGACCAGGTGATGAAACTTCCAATATATATGACTTTTCGATAGGATCTTCAATATCCAGCCGATCACTAATCTCCCGGCTAATCTTCTGACAGTCATCTAAAGTAACCCCTTCCGGTTTATCAACAAAGACCCTTACAGTCCAGTCTTGTCCTTCTTTCTGATACTCTGTATCAACTAATTCTAAACCATGGTCTTCAACAATTGGTCGGGCTAAATCAAATATATAATCTGCTATCTTCTGTCCCATATATTATTCCCTCCTTTACTACCTAGTTTTCTACTAACAGACTGCCATTATTCTATAATAACGATCAATTTATTCATCTAAAAATACAAGGAAAGAGTGGGATAGTCGCCCAACCCACTCTTAACTACTAAAAATATACACATTGTATCCAGATAATATTTTAGCACATTATTAAAATTTTTGCAAGTCCTATTCCCTATTACTGAAAGAAGGATAACTGATTTGTCTCTGGTAATCCATCAAGACAGCCGTGTTCTTTCATTACTTCAATTACTGTTTTACTAATGCTAGTTCGATTCTTTAAATCTTCAATCGAACTAAACTCTCCTTCCTCTCGAGCCTGAATAATACTCTCAGCTGCACTCTTACCTAATCCTTGTAAAGTAATCAAGGGAGGTCTTAAGCCATTATTCGTAATTTGAAATTTTTCAGCCTCTGAATCATAAAGATCAACACTTACAAATTCAATCCCTCGAACTAGGGCTTCAATCACTATCTCCAGCACAGTTAAAGTATTCTTGTCCTTCTGAGTAGCATCATTCCCCTTAGCTTTAATTTCTTGGATCTTCTCTTTAATAAAGTCTTTACCCTGAAGAACTATCTGGGCATCAAAATCAGCAGACTTAATTGTAAAGTAAGTGTTATAGAAGGCTTCCGGATAATGAACCTTAAAGAAAGCAATTCTGAAGGCCATCAT from the Acetohalobium arabaticum DSM 5501 genome contains:
- the infB gene encoding translation initiation factor IF-2; this encodes MGKIRVYKLAEDLGLESSEVIDILNELGEEVSSHMSTVEDETADLVAEMVNEEAAEDTKTESGDDVIELETSLTVKELAEEMGEEPNSLMQELVGLGIMATINQELDEETIETVLAEYGYEVEFKTEEEEEGTSYNELVQDIDDDPEDIEERAPVVTVMGHVDHGKTTLLDAIRETNVTESEAGGITQHIGAYQVDVDGEKITFLDTPGHEAFTSLRARGAQVTDVAILIIAADDGVMPQTVEAINHAKAADVPIIVAINKVDKHNAQPERVKQELTEYELVPEEWGGNTICVPISALQKQNIDELLEMVILVSEMEELKANHDRPANGVVVEAELDKGRGPVATVLIKNGTLKIGDPIVAGLSYGTVKALVNDQGERVKKAGPAMPVGVLGFNSVPQSGDLLQVLEDEREVRKLAERRQDEKRQEDLSQKKTVTLDDLYDQIQEGEIKDLNIIIKGDVQGSVEAIKEALLQLSTDEVQVNVVHSGVGAVREADIMLATASNAIVIGFNVRPDDNARQAAEKEQVDIRTYRVIYKAIEDIRAAMEGMLEPDYKEIVLGRADVRDTFSVPKVGTIAGIYVTDGKVNRNANARLLRDNVVIFEGDIASLKRFEDDVREVDEGYECGLGLENFNDIKVGDTIEIYDYKEIKRTL
- the rbfA gene encoding 30S ribosome-binding factor RbfA; translation: MGNYRPRRVAELIKKEVSQMLQQEIKDPRIGFVTITDVEVSEDLRHAKVFVSVLDAEETKEETMEGLENAVGYIRRELGQRIRLRHTPEILFRYDDSIKRGARIFEILKDLDQDEKEADKKE
- the rimP gene encoding ribosome maturation factor RimP produces the protein MGQKIADYIFDLARPIVEDHGLELVDTEYQKEGQDWTVRVFVDKPEGVTLDDCQKISREISDRLDIEDPIEKSYILEVSSPGLDRPLKDEEDFKRFTGHLIDVSTYAPVNGEKSFTGELLEIIDDKVKLKLDNDDVVEISRDKIAKANLALEF
- the nusA gene encoding transcription termination factor NusA, with product MNIELIQALEDIEKDKNIPKEMLLDALKAALESAYKKNFGSKQNVEIEIDEENGEVNVYSNREVVKEVDNPNLEMSLEEAREIDPNYEAGDVVSVEVTPANFGRIAAQTAKQVVIQRIREAERDIIYEEFADMEDEIITGIIQRNHKKNVIVDLGRTEAILIPPEQIPNENYEPSERIKIYIVEVKQTTKGPNILVSRTHPGLLKRLFELEVPEIHDGVVKIKAVAREAGFRSKIAVDSTEAEVDPIGSCVGPNGMRVQAVVDELNGEKIDIVNWSEDPAEFIANALSPAEVTGVEVDEEEQVAVVVVPDYQLSLAIGKEGQNARLAAKLTGWKIDIKSESEVDEEILESMDDVETDGEEGSNFDFTEVDLSDGLS